The Trichomycterus rosablanca isolate fTriRos1 chromosome 15, fTriRos1.hap1, whole genome shotgun sequence genome contains a region encoding:
- the htr1fb gene encoding 5-hydroxytryptamine receptor 1F, with translation MDHVNCSSLEPYGAADGGISGSKVMLCLMLSILAVATTIINSLVITAILVTRKLHQPANYLICSLAVTDLLVAALVMPVGIVYIVEEAWVLGQAVCHLWLGLDVTCCTCSILHLAAIAHDRYRAITDAVAYSQKRTSQRAFITITALWVISVLVSLPPLVWRKHPDASQDVAVTHCLIEHDHVAFTVYSTFGAFYIPLVLILVLYYKIYRVAQTLRIRRGSSRLTQQTVNSVVLSSEREVPPLSPDTLSPTEKSFSDPSTDCERVRIAPTTGRVFRSRRNPAARERRAALTLGLILGAFVICWLPFFLKEVIMNTCSSCNTPAFLADLLTWLGYLNSFINPLIYTIFNEDFKKAFKKLLPCCCTQYR, from the coding sequence ATGGATCACGTAAACTGCTCCTCACTGGAGCCCTACGGTGCTGCGGATGGTGGGATCAGTGGCAGCAAGGTCATGCTCTGCCTCATGCTCTCCATCCTAGCTGTGGCCACTACGATCATCAACTCACTGGTGATCACAGCCATCCTGGTCACTCGCAAACTCCATCAACCTGCCAACTACCTGATCTGCTCGCTGGCCGTCACCGACCTCCTGGTGGCCGCGCTGGTGATGCCGGTCGGCATCGTCTACATCGTGGAGGAGGCGTGGGTACTGGGACAGGCCGTCTGCCACCTGTGGCTGGGTCTGGACGTCACCTGTTGCACCTGCTCCATTTTGCACCTAGCCGCCATAGCTCACGATCGCTACCGGGCCATCACGGACGCTGTGGCCTATTCGCAGAAACGCACTTCTCAGAGAGCGTTCATAACCATCACGGCACTCTGGGTAATCTCTGTGCTCGTCTCGCTGCCTCCTCTGGTGTGGAGGAAGCATCCCGATGCAAGTCAGGACGTCGCAGTTACGCATTGCCTGATCGAGCACGACCATGTCGCATTTACCGTTTACTCCACTTTCGGCGCCTTTTACATCCCCCTGGTGCTCATCCTGGTGCTCTACTATAAGATCTACCGAGTGGCGCAGACGCTGCGCATCCGCCGAGGGAGCAGCCGCCTGACGCAGCAGACGGTCAACAGTGTGGTGTTAAGTTCAGAACGGGAAGTTCCTCCTCTCAGTCCGGACACGCTCAGCCCAACCGAGAAGTCCTTCTCTGACCCTTCTACGGATTGCGAACGAGTCAGGATCGCTCCCACCACCGGAAGGGTGTTCAGGAGCCGCCGAAATCCCGCCGCCAGGGAAAGGCGGGCGGCCCTTACTCTCGGCCTCATTCTAGGGGCCTTCGTGATCTGCTGGCTGCCGTTCTTTCTAAAAGAGGTGATCATGAACACGTGTTCTTCTTGCAATACCCCAGCTTTCCTCGCGGACTTGCTGACCTGGCTGGGCTATCTGAACTCCTTCATCAACCCGCTCATATACACCATCTTTAATGAGGACTTCAAAAAAGCCTTTAAGAAACTTCTCCCATGTTGTTGTACCCAGTACCGATAA